DNA from Rosa rugosa chromosome 6, drRosRugo1.1, whole genome shotgun sequence:
GCTGGGCTCCAAGTAACTACTGTACCTTCAGTGCAAAATTCCAATTTCAAGACCCTTACACATTTGTGTGAGAATGTTTGGTTCTTTATGCCTTGCAGATACTTGATAGGAATTGGGGTGCAGGGTGGCACCTGTTATCCTTGTTGCTAGCAACAAAACCTTCTAAAAGAGTAAGGTATTTATTCTGAATCATAAGATGGATtggttttctttcatttttcttataGATAGTATCAATTCCAAATTTTAAATCCTTTCTTAAATTCTTCACAGTTGCTTAGATGCTCTTACACACCCATTTCTATGTGGACCTCGATGGCGGGTAGTCCCATCCATTGATATCATCAGATGGGGTCTGGGTTCAACTGCATTGCGAATCTCAGAAGAGTACATCTATGGCCGGCCTCAGGTATATgaataattgattttttttcttttttcttttcctccaaTGAAATCTTTATTGAATAGACAGACATCTGTCATTTTATCATATTGTCTTTCTTCTACCATACAAGAATCAGGAGGGAGTGAATTAACCTGCGATTTCTAGCTCTTGTACTTAAAAGTACCAGAAAGAATGTTTTAGATCATCCTATCAAGTGACATCTATTTAGGAATACTTTGTTCGGTACTAATATCTACTGCCAGATCCTACGGTGCAAGTTTTTGTAAGAACTGAAGTATAGTGAAAAGAATACTCCTCTATTTGTTCCATTCAATATCCTCAGGTCCCGAACTATCAGACTATTGAATATATTAAATTACTTTTTATGAATACAGAAAGTGCAGAATTGCAAGATGCACTGACTCTGTGTAAAATTGCATGTTTTAGCGTAGCAGACTTTCCCACTTCATTGAGCTAATGGAGATGCTGAATCCTCATTCAAGGCCCAAGGTAATGTGACTCGAGTGTTTTTCCATGTGTCTCTGCTTACTGTATTCTAATCAAATGTAATAGCTGGTTGAAGCTCACTCTATTCTTTCTATTCTGTCTTGAACACTCAGAACTGGCTGGAATTGCTGCCAGGAAAGTGGCGCTTATTATACTCTACTGGGAGGCACATTGGCTTGACCTTTAGGCAACCTCTTGAACGAGTCCTTATTGGTAATGTGCACCTAACAGTGTCAAGAGTATCGAAGTTGAACACCAGCCTGTCGTTTACATCCGACATTGGATTCAGAGTCATGATTGGTCAGAATTGGCCCCATGACAAGACCGGTGTAGATGGGAAACTGCAAGTGAACTCTATATTTAAATTAAAGGCTGGGAGGCGGTTATAtctgaaggaagaagaaaacacCACAGGAACGCTATCAATGGGTCCATCAAACACTCATGATGCTTTTCCTCAGAAATTATCAGGTAGAAAATGGAGGAAAGCACCATTTAAGGAGTTTCCGTCAAGCCTTCCGGTGGCAAAGCTTGTTTCAAGTGAGATTGATAACATAACAATGAGTCTTGGTCATCCTTTAAGCTCAAATGTTGATAGTGCAAGAAATGTACTTCAAGAAGTTCGGACACAGGTCCCAACTGAGATGTTCGATTTGTCGAAGCTTGTGTGTGGAACATATGTGGACTCCAGGCTGTTAGTCATTCGCGGGGTAAATGGTTCTGCCCTCTTATTTACAAGATCTTGTTTCGATGAAATATGTAAATAACAAGTCTCACTGTATGGTCTTGTTTCAGTGAAATCTGTAAATAGCATCTGTTCCTAGTTGGCTCCTTGTATCTCATGATCTGTATTGAGAAGCCACTTTTAACACCCGACTGTTTTCATTCTTGTACCAACGTACATACACACATTTTCAAGGAAAGAAGAGTTCATACTACTACTCTATTAGAGATTTAGGTAATACTTGGCAAACTAACGAAATTAGTAAACACGTAATTTCTCTAATTTTCGTCATTTCTCAAAAATATCTTCGAGAATAGTTTTTAAGCATGAATATTCCGATTCTTCTACCATACAATAATATATTGTATATTAATGAGATCGGTACGATGTATAAGTGACTTGCTTGGTGCATTGATaaactaagagcaagttcacttgTTGGGTCACTATTTAATGACCTACAAACTGGTCAGTTCAGTTTAGAACTGATTCAGACCTAACGGgtggaaacaaacataaaaaaacaGTAAACCGTGTCTGACCCAGTAACTCAGTGACCTAATGACCCGGGACCTAATGACCCAACAAGtaaacgggtgaacttgctctaattaTGTTCAATTTTGAACTAGCCTACGATTGTAAAATATAGATTCGAATATTCTTAGTTGTGTATGATATATTATAATGAATAAGTACTCACTCAGTGCATTGATAGACTATATGCAACCAATCACGAACTAGTAAACGTCTCTACGATTgaaaatatgatttatttttatAAGGCGTTAGTCTACATTTGATTACCAATATGTTAATCtacatttatttttattgtaaaaaagtaaaaacaaaaaaaaatcattatattttcttattttttgcTGAAGTCTGTAAAATTTATCAAAGCTAATTGCAGAgatcagagaaagagagagacagaagaTCGTTTGATTTGTGAAAAATGTGGGGGAAGCTAAACCAATCTATGCTTGGGGATAACGAAGAGGGTGAACAGGGTTTCTTGGATGAAGAATCTGAAGGCTTGTGCTCTTCTCTATCTGCTACTCAGGTTGGTTCTATAGCAAAGGAAaaaagtttcaattttcaatttattttctatatTATTGTTGTTTTGAGCTTCAGATGCTTaattggtttctgggttttgactTGATCAGAGAATGTATGCGTTTGGAGGTTGTTTGCTGGCTGGGATGGTTTGTATGTTCCTGGTATGAGATTTCTTCAACCTCACtagatttagtttttttttttttcctttctttctttcttacgAATTTTACTGAATTGAGATTTGTATATGTGTTATTGCATTTGTAATTGTTTAAGATTAAGGTAGTAGGACTTTCCCATTTTTAGTGGGAGAGCTACAGTTGGAAAAAGATGGAATTTTCCAAAATTGGATCATCAGTTTTCTGATATGTGGTTGTATGTGATACCATTCACCTTGGTGACCTTCAGTTCATGGTTAAAGTAATAAAGGATTAATCTTTTTCGAAAGGAATAGTAGTGAACTCTTGAACTATATTCCTATCCAAATGAGCTTTCCTGTGTAGGTAGAGAGCTGTATTGAATGAATGACCACGGAATTATGTGATTTCAAACTTTGATGTCTCAGAGAGTTTTATCTTTTCAATACTCATTGAGTCTTTTCTGCTTCTTCCCTCAGCTTGTTTCAACTTTGTATTATGCCTGAGGGGAACCCTCTCTTTACCTTTGGGCTCTGGTGACCTAGTTGTAGCATATTTATGGTAAAGAAAAGTTCTTTTATGTTAAGAGAATTTATACGGATATTTGTATGATCTTTTGTTTCAGGATTTCTTTATAACTTTTGCTTCTTTGGCAGTCGATGATTGTCTTTGCCAAACCCATCAAATTTGCCATTTTGTTCACCTTTGGCAATTTGTTGGCGGTTGGAAGGTATGTCCAGAAGTGGAGTTTTCAGCATTATATACTTGAACCACATAATTTAGTTACTGATGGCATTATTTCCACACTTGCTTGCTATGCAAGTGTCTCTGGTTCAATTTGACTGAAGTTCATCAAGATGCTAACCTGTATTCCTGTTTGCCAGCACAGCTTTCCTCTTTGGCCCTGCCCAACAAATGCGAATGATGTTTGACACAGTCCGAATTTATGCAACAGCTATTTACCTTGGATGTGTTGTTTTAGCACTCGTCTGTGCTCTCTTGGTTAGTATGaaatcttttttctttgataGTAAGGTTAAATTTATATTAAAGCTACAACTTTGGATACTACTTGAGTCTGGATTCTCAGTAATCTGTGGTGGAATGCAGGAGGGTGATTCTTTTGTTAGATACATTCTAGATTAAACCTATAATCTCCTATTATCCCACAAATATTACAAGATTGATAAAAAAAGATGAAGTATTTTATAgatctttgtttgttttctttttttggtctcaTTTGTCTTAAAAGATCAGTTATAAAGTGGTAATGCATCCCAAGTCCTGACCATAAAGCATCAGAATGTATTTTAGTGTCATAATAATTCTCGAGAGGCTAAAAATTTGAGACATTGAGGATTAGTTCAACATAGTGATATCAGATAACTCTACCTTTCTCTTGTCTTCACCTGAATCGCGTCTTCAACTTGTGCATGTCGCTGTATCACTGTACATCATGATTGATTCCTTCCATATATATTCATCTATTGGACTGAAAGAACAccttacaatttttttttctttttctttttcatcttgCAGATTCAAAGCAAAGTTTTGACACTAATTGCAATGATATGTGAGATCTGTGCCCTTATTTGGTAAGTATCCACCCCTGTTCACATTTCACCTTTCTCACTCTAATAGAGTTAGTGTCAACTTTCAAACAAAGTCTTCTAAAGATTTTAGAGTTGTACTGTGTGGCGTGGTTTCTAGCTTAACCACCGACTCATCTGGGAAAATTCTCCAGTAGCCTCTGTTGTCAACCTTGTAACATGTCTCAGTTTCTGTTCATCCAACTTATACGATCTGCAATATTGTTTCAGGTACAGTCTGAGTTATATTCCTTTTGCTCGAAGAATGGTTTCAGAATTGATGATTCGTTTATGCGACACCGAGCTTTAGCTGTTGCAATTCAAAACAGTTCAGGGTGTTATAGTCTTGAAATTTTGTGATACGGTTTACATCTCTATACCCTTGTTGGTTGTTGGTTGAGTTCAGTTTTTTTTATCGCTGAACAGTTGAATGTTTGAGTAGGGTTTTCTTGTATTTGTGATTGCTATTGCAGCATGTAAAATGTGTGATTTTTGACATCTTTGAGTCATCTCTGCAATACCACCAGGAATATTAGGTTCCTCTGTCATAACACTTGGCTTACCAAatcctctttttcttttggtttgaaAGCCTTCATCAATAGCAACATGCACTTTCCTTCCCCCTTTCCTTTGTGTTTTGAAAGCATCACCATTTCCCACGATGGAGAGTCATTGACATTCAGATTTTGATCTTGAATCAAGCGACTAACTTCTGATGCCATTGGAACGTATAAACAACTTTGTTATTGGGGGAATTGGGGGAGAAATTCAGCTGTTAAATCCAGCAAGAACGAAGATGAAACAATCCCCAACTTTCCAATTTTCTGCTTTGGCGTGAATGACAAGTGTCACGGACAAGGGAAAAATGGACAGAGGTGACTTCCTTGTGCCACACAGCCTTTTCCCTTAAAAGGCAGGGCTTTAGTCCTGGAATTGAAGGATGGTACCATTGACATATCTAATAGGCCATGTTTTCATTTCGACTTGCTAGCAAACATATCTGCCGATTAGAAGTGAATAATAATGGTAATAATGAGAGCTCAGACCGGAAATATTTGTGGTTCTATCCCCGGTTCCGGTTGTATAGGTTATTGGAGACTGATACAAATTTCCACTGTTTGGCTTCATTGCCGTTTGGCTTTGTCGATCTAGGAAATCAAAAAGTCGGGTTTGTTATATGCGGGAACATCCGAATACAGCGAGAGAAGCATGTAGATCTCCAGAAGGTGCATCTTCTCATCGTAGTAATTCAATATCAAGTGTTCTCCTGCTACTTCCTGGCCACTCGCACCTTTGAGTACAATTGCCATTCCCCTTTCACCTTTTCCCGCATTCTGCTTGGTTGCTTTGTACCCCAACTCCATCCTCCAGTTTTCTTCTGTATAGTGTACACTATGCAGTCCAGTTATTTCTGATAAATCAAGTCTTTTACTTTACTTTTGTGGCATGCAAAACATATTGATTCAGTATTATATGTTAGAGTGAGTGCTATATGTAACAAAGATTATAGCTTTTAAGAGAGGACATGGGCGTCGACCTTGTAGCTCTTAAACAGCAACCAGATCTATTTCGTCTGATCAAAAGCCAGCTGAATGATGCACGCTCGCACTCACACACAGACAGAgctaatttttctttgtttccaaCAAAAGAAACTACTACATATGCTGTTTGTTACGAGTATTTtggaaatcaaaattgaaaagatAAATTGGTTTCTTTGGTGGCATTTCTAGTTACATTGTTACACTAATAACAACTGAAGAATTAAAACTAGTATCAGAGTTTGACCAATCCCCCCCTCCATTTTTTAGTCAAGAGAAACAAGCTGTTCTATTGGAAGGCCCAAGTTCATCAAGACCAAGACATTCTTTACCCGATGTCCTTATTCCATTTCTCACTGGTTTTGACAACCTACAAAACAGAAACCACTAAGATACTGAAATGTGAGGCGACGTCGTTTCACGCCGCCTCTCCCCACGAGGGGCACAACCGCGAAACATTAGTGCCTGAGATGTACAAGCTAGACAGTAGATGAGAACTCAACACTGCAAAAGCATGTGAGATACTTGCTACGTAACCAGCTACCTTAACCACAGACTGCAGCTACCTACCTCCTCACCAACCACCTACAAGAGTGTGTTTAACTGCCAACACTCATTTTCCAGCTGATGGAGCTTTCCCTTCTTGAATATCATCGTCTACCTCAACTGTAATGGCgatgtttcttctttcttggaAAATCTGACAAAACTAGGCCATCAGATATGGACCAAGCTGGGTAGGAACGTGACATCAATCACGACTACGATCTTTTACCATGTTTTGGATGACAAAATACTTGTTCATTGATTAATTACTACGATTCTGAGAACTTTGTAATGAACCAACAAGTTTAAGCCAGCTTGAGAAATAGTATTGGTTTAGGGTTTGTGATGTAGCCTCTTTTGTGTCAGCCATGTTTCTTGTCTCAGTCTCTCTTCATTTTATGCCAGGATTTGGGGCCAAGTGTGTAACCTAACAACCCAGCCAGCAGTTTCTTTTCCAGCACACAGTCTACCAAATCTAACTAGTGGTAGAGCTTTCCTTAAGTTGTTGCATATAAAATATCATATATTATGCATCAAAATTTGTTAGTGATGATAATGTGAAGTCCATACCAGGATCTGTAGATCATTAATTAACAACACATGTATCAATGCGAAAATTCTCCGGTATCAATGTATCATCCCAAAATTCCAATAACTCCTTTTGTAGAttctcacttcttttttttgtgaTGAATGATGATAAAAGGAACACTTATCTAGGAAGTAGCTAGGAAAATTTGACTTGCTTTTGACCAAGCTAAAGCTAGAAGCAAGTAGCTAGGAAACTTCAAATTAAGTTCCAAAGTGAAATATACAAGCCTAAGTGATGCAATTGGGTAGGTTAATTAGGGGGTTGGTGAGAATAGTTGAATATCCATACTCATGATTCATGATTGGGACCTTAATTCTCTATACTTATATTTCTTAATCGACATTTAGAGGAAGAAATCATTGGGTTAGCTTCACACTCCATCATAACAGCTTTCAGCCACCAACCCACTCATATGTAGTCCATCAATCTCCAGTAACCAACCTACCACCATCTTCAGAAcagaaaaacgaaaaaaagaaacctACCACCATGCTTCCACCATACTGTTCTACCGCAGCCATGAGCCACTAGCCCTGGATACTACTACTACCTACAACAACCATTTATATATTTATACTAAGCGAATTATATTGCCAAGTATTTTGTCGAGAATCTAGTTGGCAAAATAATAACATTAGAATCTATAGAACGCATTATTTGTGTCTTGATTCAACTATTGACGTTATCTATTCTATACCATGAAatatgaagaaagaaagaagttgAATTAGACCAAAGCAAAGTTTAAGATTAATATCAAATTTATCCTATTTATACCGGAAGAGTCTGCAATGAACCAACAAAATTGTAGACCAAGGGGGGCCCA
Protein-coding regions in this window:
- the LOC133717576 gene encoding uncharacterized protein LOC133717576; the protein is MWGKLNQSMLGDNEEGEQGFLDEESEGLCSSLSATQRMYAFGGCLLAGMVCMFLSMIVFAKPIKFAILFTFGNLLAVGSTAFLFGPAQQMRMMFDTVRIYATAIYLGCVVLALVCALLIQSKVLTLIAMICEICALIWYSLSYIPFARRMVSELMIRLCDTEL